One part of the Cystobacter ferrugineus genome encodes these proteins:
- a CDS encoding glycosyl hydrolase family 18 protein, producing the protein MRRRACGLSATVAAILFLGTACGERDAPVLATSESSLASACTEWAEGTSYTAGQVVTYQGATYTARVAHTAYPGANWNPRDTTTLWQPGGSCGGGSADGGVGGTDAGTSTDAGTSTASPWAANTRYAVGDLVSYNGVKYQCIFAHTSAPGWEPSNTPTLWKVAPSDTGGGGGPTTPFCAPAWVATKIYAKGKVVGYSSRAYRALADVHGIRPDDTTYNMWELVGVPDEALCPVSIPNTIDYGQPSVVTGNERAGSTAPSGPISAAHPVSGTGSGGTRGGIDPSRDPGGNHPGFDADTGARVSKLAPGTLPLQHNVYQLSSGQEIVEYLGDWAIYGRRFDFNKLPVKNVHRLVYGFAGICYPAAKNTQDPGFPTTAPAAVNRTCKQSHLPDGAMAVADFEAAFLRVLPGQTGGKVTGTEPMYDLDPKDVAGVFGVLYKLRQENPHLKLDLSIGGWTLSEGFPWMAHDPTRRKAFVDSVVRFLEQFDFDGIDIDWEYPGSDGAVPGMSRPDDPQNYLQLLKDLRAGMDWLSRKTGKQYRLSSAIAAIPSKLTLIDWAETSKYLDRLYLMTYDFSGAWERQFSHHTPLLTNPNFKDAQGNTAPLSVNAAVQTLRQEGAPANKIMIGIANYHRAKAIKPGDISEYTQGLRGSSTFGDLNATGVGLVLGVAGVGSWEAGVVEGYDLYQNFLDKDLKPRNGYHLYTDKASNADYLVNPIGSFITLETPRTVALKAAYAKANGLAGVFGWQMEQDNGYNLNALNHVLGNALVSNLSDAKPQDQIAVCGENVTAAECAQLNQSIK; encoded by the coding sequence ATGCGACGTCGTGCGTGTGGTTTGTCCGCCACGGTGGCGGCCATCCTGTTTCTGGGAACAGCCTGCGGTGAGCGTGACGCCCCCGTGCTGGCGACGAGTGAGAGTTCGTTGGCCTCGGCCTGCACCGAGTGGGCCGAAGGGACGAGCTACACGGCCGGGCAGGTGGTGACCTACCAGGGCGCGACGTACACCGCACGGGTGGCCCACACCGCATATCCCGGGGCCAATTGGAACCCCAGGGATACGACCACTCTCTGGCAGCCAGGAGGGAGCTGCGGTGGAGGAAGCGCCGACGGAGGTGTGGGCGGCACGGATGCAGGCACCAGCACGGATGCGGGCACCAGCACGGCCAGCCCCTGGGCCGCCAACACGCGGTACGCCGTGGGCGACCTCGTCTCCTACAATGGTGTGAAGTACCAGTGCATCTTCGCCCACACCTCCGCGCCAGGCTGGGAGCCGTCCAACACTCCCACCCTGTGGAAGGTGGCTCCGTCCGACACGGGGGGAGGTGGCGGCCCCACGACGCCCTTCTGCGCACCCGCGTGGGTGGCCACCAAGATCTACGCGAAGGGGAAGGTCGTCGGATACAGCAGCAGGGCCTACCGCGCTCTGGCCGACGTGCACGGAATCAGGCCCGACGACACCACCTACAACATGTGGGAGCTCGTCGGCGTTCCGGACGAGGCCCTGTGCCCGGTGTCCATTCCCAACACCATCGACTACGGCCAGCCGTCGGTGGTGACGGGCAACGAGCGCGCGGGCAGCACCGCGCCTTCGGGGCCCATCAGCGCGGCCCATCCGGTCTCCGGCACCGGCAGCGGCGGCACCCGGGGTGGTATCGATCCCTCGAGGGATCCGGGAGGCAACCACCCCGGCTTCGACGCGGACACGGGCGCGCGCGTCTCCAAGCTTGCTCCCGGGACGCTGCCACTCCAGCACAACGTGTATCAACTGAGCTCCGGACAGGAGATCGTCGAGTATCTCGGGGACTGGGCCATCTATGGCCGTCGCTTCGACTTCAACAAGCTGCCGGTGAAGAACGTGCACCGGCTCGTCTATGGGTTCGCGGGCATCTGCTACCCGGCCGCGAAGAACACGCAGGACCCGGGCTTTCCCACCACCGCGCCCGCGGCGGTCAATCGGACGTGCAAGCAGAGCCACCTGCCGGACGGCGCGATGGCGGTCGCGGACTTCGAGGCGGCCTTCCTGCGCGTTCTGCCGGGCCAGACCGGAGGCAAGGTGACGGGCACGGAGCCCATGTATGACCTGGACCCGAAGGACGTGGCGGGCGTGTTCGGCGTCCTCTACAAGCTGCGTCAGGAGAACCCGCACCTGAAGCTGGACCTGTCGATTGGCGGGTGGACCCTGAGCGAGGGCTTCCCGTGGATGGCGCACGACCCGACGCGGCGCAAGGCGTTCGTGGACTCGGTGGTCCGCTTCCTGGAGCAGTTCGACTTCGATGGCATCGACATCGACTGGGAGTACCCGGGCTCCGACGGCGCGGTGCCCGGGATGTCCCGCCCGGACGACCCGCAGAACTACCTGCAACTGCTGAAGGATCTGCGCGCCGGCATGGACTGGTTGAGCAGGAAGACCGGCAAGCAGTATCGCCTCTCCAGCGCCATCGCGGCGATCCCGAGCAAGCTGACGCTCATCGACTGGGCGGAGACGAGCAAGTACCTCGACCGCCTGTACCTGATGACGTACGACTTCTCCGGTGCCTGGGAGCGTCAGTTCAGTCACCACACGCCGCTGCTCACCAACCCCAACTTCAAGGATGCCCAGGGGAACACCGCGCCCCTCTCCGTGAACGCGGCGGTCCAGACGCTGAGGCAGGAGGGCGCGCCGGCGAACAAGATCATGATTGGCATTGCCAACTACCACCGCGCCAAGGCCATCAAACCCGGCGACATCTCCGAGTACACCCAAGGCCTGAGGGGGAGCTCCACCTTCGGCGACCTGAACGCCACCGGCGTCGGGCTCGTCCTGGGCGTTGCCGGCGTCGGCTCGTGGGAGGCCGGTGTGGTGGAGGGCTATGACCTGTATCAGAACTTCCTCGACAAGGACCTGAAGCCCAGGAACGGCTACCACCTCTACACGGACAAGGCCTCCAATGCGGACTACCTGGTCAACCCGATCGGCTCGTTCATCACCCTCGAGACGCCGCGCACCGTGGCGCTCAAGGCCGCCTACGCGAAGGCGAACGGCCTGGCCGGCGTGTTCGGATGGCAGATGGAGCAGGACAACGGCTACAACCTCAACGCCCTCAACCACGTGCTCGGCAACGCGCTGGTGAGCAACCTGTCGGACGCGAAGCCTCAGGATCAGATCGCGGTCTGCGGTGAGAACGTGACCGCCGCGGAGTGCGCGCAGCTCAACCAGAGCATCAAGTAG